A single Brachybacterium sillae DNA region contains:
- the cofE gene encoding coenzyme F420-0:L-glutamate ligase, which yields MPSVPRHQDGPSSPATDGGLHVIPVTRLPEVSSGMDLGTALVAALHEGVGLHDGDVVCVSTKIVSKARGLVVDPAQKDAALRRATTRLVARRRHGSVITSVVETVSGPVMAAAGIDASNSPNGLLTLPEDPDAEAATLRQALEEAFGVRVGVVLTDTVSRIWRFGASDIALGASGLAALQDLRGTDDTRGRRMIVTVRALADECAAAADLVKGKTAGVPAAVLRGLPGEVVHGPEVSGRELNRVGPDDWFRRPSLESVWHALGIPLEEEPVAQMDPEADEVRLTRALDVASRGVADARLERVECTPTGESILLRIVPVASGAAGWVAAGALRERVLSALRAEEFTGPLPPIEVHLASEEGAR from the coding sequence ATGCCGTCAGTGCCCCGCCACCAGGACGGACCATCCTCCCCTGCGACCGACGGGGGTCTGCATGTGATCCCGGTGACGCGCCTGCCGGAGGTGAGCTCGGGGATGGACCTCGGCACGGCACTGGTCGCCGCACTGCACGAGGGCGTCGGACTCCACGACGGGGACGTCGTGTGCGTCTCGACCAAGATCGTGTCCAAGGCGCGTGGCCTGGTGGTGGACCCGGCACAGAAGGACGCGGCCCTGCGCCGCGCCACCACCCGTCTGGTGGCGCGACGTCGCCACGGCAGCGTCATCACCTCGGTGGTGGAGACCGTCTCCGGGCCGGTGATGGCGGCGGCCGGCATCGACGCCTCCAACTCCCCCAATGGCCTCCTGACTCTGCCGGAGGATCCGGACGCGGAAGCGGCCACCCTGCGTCAGGCCCTCGAAGAGGCCTTCGGGGTGCGCGTGGGGGTGGTGCTCACCGACACGGTCTCAAGGATCTGGCGCTTCGGCGCCTCCGACATCGCCCTCGGAGCGAGCGGCCTCGCGGCTCTTCAGGACCTCCGCGGCACGGACGACACCCGCGGGCGTCGCATGATCGTGACGGTGCGGGCGCTGGCCGACGAGTGCGCCGCCGCCGCCGACCTGGTCAAGGGGAAGACTGCCGGGGTGCCGGCAGCAGTGCTGCGGGGCCTGCCTGGGGAGGTGGTGCACGGCCCCGAGGTGTCGGGGCGGGAGCTCAACCGTGTCGGGCCGGATGACTGGTTCCGCCGTCCCAGCCTGGAGAGCGTCTGGCACGCGCTGGGCATCCCCCTCGAGGAGGAGCCGGTGGCCCAGATGGATCCGGAGGCCGACGAGGTGCGCCTCACCCGTGCCCTCGACGTCGCCTCCCGCGGGGTCGCGGACGCCCGTCTCGAGCGGGTCGAGTGCACTCCGACGGGCGAGAGCATCCTGCTGCGGATCGTGCCCGTCGCCTCCGGTGCCGCGGGCTGGGTGGCGGCCGGGGCCCTGCGGGAGCGGGTGCTCTCCGCCCTGCGGGCCGAGGAGTTCACCGGCCCGCTGCCCCCGATCGAGGTGCACCTGGCCAGTGAGGAGGGAGCGCGATGA
- a CDS encoding WhiB family transcriptional regulator produces MDRHADDARRELTLLDVSGLVDADDDSLSWHERALCAQTDPEAFFPEKGGSTREAKKVCVSCEVRAECLEYALENDERFGIWGGLSERERRKLKRRAV; encoded by the coding sequence ATGGACCGCCATGCCGACGACGCGCGCCGTGAGCTCACCCTGCTGGATGTGAGCGGTCTGGTCGACGCCGATGACGACAGCCTCTCCTGGCATGAGCGGGCCCTGTGCGCGCAGACCGATCCCGAGGCGTTCTTCCCCGAGAAGGGCGGGTCGACCCGAGAGGCGAAGAAGGTGTGCGTCTCCTGCGAGGTGCGCGCCGAGTGTCTGGAGTACGCGCTCGAGAACGATGAGCGCTTCGGCATCTGGGGTGGCCTCTCCGAGCGTGAGCGCCGCAAGCTGAAGCGCCGCGCGGTCTGA